A stretch of the Vicia villosa cultivar HV-30 ecotype Madison, WI unplaced genomic scaffold, Vvil1.0 ctg.000024F_1_1, whole genome shotgun sequence genome encodes the following:
- the LOC131622103 gene encoding uncharacterized protein LOC131622103, whose product MARRVANPNESTLTRIVDSVFAFVRHAEFEILFFLFFFIAYILFKDITSRPEYNQLFVKKPGGGPEVWPF is encoded by the exons ATGGCCCGGCGAGTCGCGAATCCGAACGAGTCGACATTGACTCGGATTGTTGATTCCGTGTTCGCCTTTGTGAGACACGCTGAGTTTGAGatcctcttctttcttttcttcttcatcgcttataTCCTCTTCAAAGATATC ACATCAAGACCTGAATACAATCAATTATTTGTGAAGAAGCCTGGTGGTGGACCAGAAGTTTGGCCCTTTTAA